CCGCCGGGTCTTCGACCGCCCGACCAGAAGTTTTTAAAGGACCGGACCATGACAAAAAGCCCCATCAACCTCGCTCCGTCCGATCTGGCCTATGTGCCCTTTGTCAGCGTCGACAACATGATGCGCAATGTGCGTGCCGTGGGTGTCGAGACCGTCATGCGTGGCATTGCCGATTATATCGAAGAGGACTTCCTGCGCTGGGAAAGCTTCGACAAGATCCCGCGCATTCCGGCGCATGCGCCCCAGGGTGTGATCGAACTGATGCCGACCAGCGACGGCAAGACCTTCGGCTTCAAATATGTCAACGGCCATCCGGGCAACACCCGCGAGGGCATGCAGACCGTGACCGGTTTTGGCGTTCTTTCCGATCTGACCACCGGATATCCGCTGCTCCTGACCGAGATGACCATCCTGACGGCCCTGCGCACGGCCGCCAATTCCGCACTGGCCGCGAAATATCTGGCGCCGAAAGGCTCGACCACCATGGCGGTGATCGGCAATGGCGCCCAGTCCGATTTCCAGTGCCTGGCCTTCAAGGACCAACTCGGCATCACCGAAATCCGCGCCTATGACGTCGAGCCGGAAGCCAGCATTCGCCTGGCGCGCAACCTGGCCGGTTCCGGTATCAATGTGACAATCTGCAAGACGCCGGAAGATGCGATTGAAGGCGCACAGATCATCACGACAGCGACGGCCGACAAGAAACTGGCCACGATTCTGACCGACAACATGGTCGGCTCGGGCGTGCACATCAACGCCGTTGGCGGCGACTGCCCGGGCAAGACCGAGCTGCACAAGGACATCCTGCTGCGTTCCGACATCTTCGTCGAATTCCCGGAGCAGACCCGCATTGAAGGCGAATGCCAGCAGCTCGCAGACGACCATCCGGTGATCGAGCTCTGGCAGGTCTATGCCGGCAAGGCGGCCGGCCGGACCTCCGAGAACCAGATCACGCTGTTCGACAGCGTCGGCTTTGCCATCGAAGACTTTGCCGCTCTGCGGTATGTGCACGACATGCTGCCAGGCACCGGCCATTTCGAGAAACTCGACCTGCTCGCCGACCCGGACGACCCCCGTGATCTCTATGGCATGCTGCTGCGCTCCGGCGCCAATGGCGACAATCAGGCCGCGTGACCTTTCAGAAAAATCACGTGATTGTAGCAACCTTGACCACCGCTCCGGCGGTGGTTTCTTTTTGTCGGGCAGCCTTTCGCCGGTCGACCAAATCAGTGTTAACTGACGGCGTTTTCGGAAGGGAATGAATACTCAAGGGGTTGGGACATGATTTTCAGACGGGCCGTTCTGGCAGGCGCTCTTGTCCTGGGTGCCACGGGAGCCCAGGCGAAAGACCAGTATTATGACTACAAGGACTGGACTGTCCTGGTTGTCACGGTCGACACCGGAGAGGATCTGCGGATCACCTGCTCCATGTGGACAGGCGGCGACGGCGAGCCGACCGTCGGTTTCACGATCTCCAATGGAGACGCGCTGCCACCAGATGTGTTTCCGAATGTTCAATTGAACGAGCGCGCGATCCGGGGCCACGCGACAGTTCTGAAAAACGGCGAGACCGTCAATTTCATCTTCGATGACGGCGACAGCGCCACCGCGACTGTCCATGCCGATTTCGATCAGGAAGGCTTTGCCTATGCGCAGACCGACTTTCCGTTCGAGGACAATCAGCGGGTGTTGCAGGCGATGCAGCGCAACGGCCAGATCGATATCGTCGGGCCGAGCGGGCTGGTCTATTCAGCGTCTTTAAGCGGGTTCACTGCATCCTACCGCAAGGTGGCCGAACAATGCGGTTTTCCGGTCAGTGGAGTCATAGACTGAACGCATATTGTGTAGGGTTAGGGTTGGAGGGCAGACGCGCGGCATGACATCTGACTGGATGTCAGGCCGCTGACTCTGTGCCCTGCAACGCTTCCTCGATCTCAGCCACCACCGCATCGGCTGCAGCACCCGGATCTGCTGCCTGGCTGATCGGGCGGCCGACCACCAGATAGTCGCTGCCGGCTTCAATGGCATCCTTCGGCGTCATCACGCGGCGCTGGTCACCAGCTGCGCTGCCGGCAGGCCGGATACCTGGGGTGACGATCACCAGCTCATCGCCGAGGATCTCGCGCATCCTGGTGGCTTCCGTCGCCGCGCAGACAATACCGCCCATGCCGGCCGCGCGGGCGTCCCGAGCCCGCTCGGCAACCACATCGGCGACAGGCCCGCGATAGCCTGCATCGACAAGGTCCTGCTCGTCCATGGACGTCAGCACGGTCACACCCAGCAGGCAGAGATCCGGATTGCCCTCGGCCAGAAGCCCTTTTACCGCCGCCCGCATGGTTTTCGGATAGGCATGCAGCGTCATGAAGGTCATGCCCATCTTGGCAACGTTCCGGACCGCCTTTTCAATCGTGTTGTCGATATCGTGCAGCTTGACGTCGAGAAAGATCTTCTTGCCGTCGCTGGCGAGGTCGCGCGCGAATTCCAGTCCACCGGCAAATTGCAGTTCCATGCCGATCTTGTAGACCCCGACCTTGCCTTCCGTCTGCTTCACCAGCCTTTCCGCGTCAGCAACCGTGGGCACATCCACGGGCAGCATGAGGCGGTCGAGGGCGGTCTTGGGGGCGAACGGGCTCGTCGGCATGGATTTCAGATCCTTCAATTTTCAGCTGGGCGCCCCGTCCATACCACCAAGACGCGACTCGCGCCAGATTTTGCCGCGTTGGTCAGTTTTTTCCCGATTTTTCGAAGTCCGCGAAGGCGTCCTTGTAGTCCGGATGCCAGCGGCTGAGCGGAGGCCGGTTCTTGATGATGTCGCCGATCGCCCATTCTGCCCGGCGTTTGTCGCGGGTGCTGTCGACGTCATTGTCGGGACAGAGCACGTAGAAGTCTCCTGCCGACATCCGCTCGATGAAGTAGTCGACCGTCTGTTCGCTGGTCCAGGCAGAAGCCGGTTTTTCCGGAATGAACTTCTGGATCATGCCGGTATAGGTGAAGCCGGGCACGAAGAGGTGCACGGACATCGGTGCGCCGGCTTCGCGCAGCTCGTGGGCCAGCTGCTCGCTCAGCACTTTGACGGCTGTCTTGCTGGCATTGTAGCCGGGGTTGCCCGGCGGCGTGGTAATGCCCTGCTTGGAGCCGGTATTGATGATCACCGCCGGACGGTTTGCCTCTATCATCCGCGGCGTGAAGGCCTGAACACCCCTGAGGACCCCAAAGAAGTTGATGTCCATCAGCCGGGCCCAGTTGTCCATCTCGCTCCAGGCCTTTGTCGGCAGGCTGATCCCGGCATTGTTCATCAGAACGGCAACAGGACCCGCCGCGAACGCCCTGTCGGCGAGCGCTGCGACCTGATCCATGTCGGAGACATCGGTCGGGATGGCGAGGACGGTTGCCTCTGCGTTTGCAGCAGCACGAATGGTCTCGGTCGCCGTTTCAAGGGCTTCGCCTGGCAGGTCAGCCAGGACCACGCCAAGGCCGGCTTCGGCAAACCGCGTTGCGGCGACAAGACCAACACCGCTGGCGGCGCCGGTCACGACGGCAAGACCACCTTCTGCAACAGCTTTCTGGAACATGCTTGTCTCCTAAGGTTGGCGCATTTTCTGAAAACGACGCCTCACAACACCACCTCATCCTGAGGAGGATCGCAAGATCCGTCTCGAAGGATGGGCCGCTTGCGCCAGGAGTTTGCAGCCCGTCCTTCGAGACGTGCCAAGGGTCCTCCTCAGGATGAGGGGGAATATGTGGACGCACCCTGGCAAGGTGCTGTAGCGCGGCCTTGAAGACGCGCTTCCTGGCCAAACCGTACCGCTGCGTTGCGAAGTCGCTATTTTCTTAGCCGTGTCAGGCTGCTACAACACCGCCGGTTCTTCCAATCTTAAGGACATCAGCTTATGCGCACTGCGAGTGTATCGCGCGACACCAAGGAAACCCGCATCGCGGTCGAGATCAACCTGGACGGCACGGGCGCCTATGACGTGCAGACCGGCGTCGGGTTTTTCGACCATATGCTGGAGCAGCTTGCGCGACATTCGCTGATCGACATCAAGGTACGCGCCGAAGGCGACACCCATATCGACTTTCACCATACCGTCGAGGACACGGGCATCGCCCTGGGCCAGGCAATCTCTGGTGCCTTGGGCGACATGGCCGGCATCACGCGGTATGCCGATACCCATCTGGCGATGGACGAGGCGCTGACCCGCTGTGCACTGGATGTTTCCGGCCGCCCGTTCCTGGTCTGGGACGTGACCTTCGACCGGGACAAGGTCGGCGACTTCGATACGGAGCTCTTCGAGGAGTTTTTCCGCGCCTTTGCAATGAATGCCGGGATCACCCTTCATATCGCCAATTTGTATGGCTCCAATTGCCATCATATTGCCGAGACCTGTTTCAAGGCGGTCGCGCGCACCCTGCGCAAGGCCGTGGAGATCGATCCGCGCCAGGCGGACCGGGTGCCCACCACCAAGGGCCAGCTCGGCGGATAGGTGAGTTTGAGACCATGAGCACCTATGTCGTCATGGCGCCGCCCGAATTTGACGATCTGGCGGGCGACCCGAACCAGACGGACCGGCTGGAATTTGTTCCCGACGGCTTTTCCGCGCTGGCTTTCCTGTTTTCCATCATCTGGCTGCTTGTGCACCGGATGTGGCTGGTGCTGCTCGGTTATCTCGCCGTGACGCTGGCGGTCGAGCTGCTGGCGCTTGCCGTCAGCCAGGAGGCGATGGGCGTGATCGCGCTTACGATCGCGTTCCTGTTTGCCTTCGAGGCACAGGCGCTGCGCCGCTGGTCGCTGGAGCGCAAGGGCTGGCGTGTGGTCGGTATCATCGATGCCGTCAACAAGGCGGAAGCCGAACTTCGTTTTCTTCACAAGGCCGCGGACCAGATGTCCCCGGCAAGACTTCGCCAAGACCGCGAGGCACCCGCCCGCCCGCCGATCGTCCCAAGGGTCGGCAGTGAGCAGGTGGTCGGCCTGACGCTCGGTCCGGAGACCCGTCAATGACAATAGCCATTATCGACTACGGCTCGGGCAATCTGCGCTCGGCCGAAAAGGCGTTCGAGCGCGCGGCCCGCGCTCACGCGCATGTTCCGGATGTCATCGTCACGTCGGACCCGGAGCGGGTTCTGAAAGCGGACCGGATCGTGCTGCCCGGCGTTGGTGCCTTTGCCGACTGCAAGCGGGGCCTCTGGGCCGTTGAAGGCATGCCGGAAGCGCTGGAAGAAACCGTCCGGAAACAGGGCAAACCGTTCTTCGGCATCTGCGTCGGCATGCAGCTGATGGCCTCGCGCGGGCTGGAATTCGAGATCGTTGACGGCCTTGGCTGGATTGACGGTGACGTCTCGGAGATGAAACCGTCGGACCCGGCGCTCAAGATCCCGCATATGGGCTGGAACACCATCGACGTGCGCGCTGAAAGCCATCCGGTTTTCGCCGGGATCGAGACCGGCCCGGACGGACTGCATGCCTATTTTGTGCATTCCTTCCACTTTGCCTGCGCCAACGACGCCGACCGGCTTGCAACATTCGACTATGCCGGAACGTTTACGGCGATGGTCGCAAAGGACAACATGATCGGCACCCAGTTTCACCCGGAAAAAAGCCAGCGGCTCGGTCTGGAGCTGATCGCGAATTTCCTGGACTGGGCACCATAATCAAACGGGAGGATTTCATGAGCAAAGGCTATTGGATTGCGCGCGTCGATGTACGCGATCCGGACGGATATCCGGCCTATGTCGAAACG
This genomic interval from Labrenzia sp. VG12 contains the following:
- a CDS encoding ornithine cyclodeaminase, whose translation is MTKSPINLAPSDLAYVPFVSVDNMMRNVRAVGVETVMRGIADYIEEDFLRWESFDKIPRIPAHAPQGVIELMPTSDGKTFGFKYVNGHPGNTREGMQTVTGFGVLSDLTTGYPLLLTEMTILTALRTAANSALAAKYLAPKGSTTMAVIGNGAQSDFQCLAFKDQLGITEIRAYDVEPEASIRLARNLAGSGINVTICKTPEDAIEGAQIITTATADKKLATILTDNMVGSGVHINAVGGDCPGKTELHKDILLRSDIFVEFPEQTRIEGECQQLADDHPVIELWQVYAGKAAGRTSENQITLFDSVGFAIEDFAALRYVHDMLPGTGHFEKLDLLADPDDPRDLYGMLLRSGANGDNQAA
- the pyrF gene encoding orotidine-5'-phosphate decarboxylase, encoding MPTSPFAPKTALDRLMLPVDVPTVADAERLVKQTEGKVGVYKIGMELQFAGGLEFARDLASDGKKIFLDVKLHDIDNTIEKAVRNVAKMGMTFMTLHAYPKTMRAAVKGLLAEGNPDLCLLGVTVLTSMDEQDLVDAGYRGPVADVVAERARDARAAGMGGIVCAATEATRMREILGDELVIVTPGIRPAGSAAGDQRRVMTPKDAIEAGSDYLVVGRPISQAADPGAAADAVVAEIEEALQGTESAA
- a CDS encoding SDR family oxidoreductase; amino-acid sequence: MFQKAVAEGGLAVVTGAASGVGLVAATRFAEAGLGVVLADLPGEALETATETIRAAANAEATVLAIPTDVSDMDQVAALADRAFAAGPVAVLMNNAGISLPTKAWSEMDNWARLMDINFFGVLRGVQAFTPRMIEANRPAVIINTGSKQGITTPPGNPGYNASKTAVKVLSEQLAHELREAGAPMSVHLFVPGFTYTGMIQKFIPEKPASAWTSEQTVDYFIERMSAGDFYVLCPDNDVDSTRDKRRAEWAIGDIIKNRPPLSRWHPDYKDAFADFEKSGKN
- the hisB gene encoding imidazoleglycerol-phosphate dehydratase HisB; translation: MRTASVSRDTKETRIAVEINLDGTGAYDVQTGVGFFDHMLEQLARHSLIDIKVRAEGDTHIDFHHTVEDTGIALGQAISGALGDMAGITRYADTHLAMDEALTRCALDVSGRPFLVWDVTFDRDKVGDFDTELFEEFFRAFAMNAGITLHIANLYGSNCHHIAETCFKAVARTLRKAVEIDPRQADRVPTTKGQLGG
- a CDS encoding DUF2628 domain-containing protein encodes the protein MSTYVVMAPPEFDDLAGDPNQTDRLEFVPDGFSALAFLFSIIWLLVHRMWLVLLGYLAVTLAVELLALAVSQEAMGVIALTIAFLFAFEAQALRRWSLERKGWRVVGIIDAVNKAEAELRFLHKAADQMSPARLRQDREAPARPPIVPRVGSEQVVGLTLGPETRQ
- the hisH gene encoding imidazole glycerol phosphate synthase subunit HisH produces the protein MTIAIIDYGSGNLRSAEKAFERAARAHAHVPDVIVTSDPERVLKADRIVLPGVGAFADCKRGLWAVEGMPEALEETVRKQGKPFFGICVGMQLMASRGLEFEIVDGLGWIDGDVSEMKPSDPALKIPHMGWNTIDVRAESHPVFAGIETGPDGLHAYFVHSFHFACANDADRLATFDYAGTFTAMVAKDNMIGTQFHPEKSQRLGLELIANFLDWAP